The Halarchaeum grantii genome includes a window with the following:
- the srp19 gene encoding signal recognition particle subunit SRP19, which yields MVENVIWPAYFDATLSRREGRRVPLSLAVEEPTVDEVAKAVGQVGYDAVIEREKAYPRQGWTESGRVLVKDADDAGKSDLLQAVGAYVTTLRE from the coding sequence ATGGTCGAGAACGTCATCTGGCCCGCCTACTTCGACGCGACGCTCTCCCGTCGCGAGGGCCGCCGCGTCCCCCTCTCGCTCGCCGTCGAGGAGCCGACGGTGGACGAGGTCGCGAAGGCCGTCGGACAGGTCGGCTACGACGCCGTCATCGAGCGCGAGAAGGCCTACCCCCGGCAGGGCTGGACGGAGTCCGGGCGCGTCCTCGTGAAGGACGCCGACGACGCCGGGAAGTCCGACCTCCTGCAGGCCGTCGGCGCCTACGTGACGACGCTCCGCGAATGA
- a CDS encoding H/ACA ribonucleoprotein complex subunit GAR1, giving the protein MKRAGDVVRSAQGLAIVRCPDEEHPDIGAEVVDERLSDVGRVVDVFGPVERPYLAVTPDSGTPADLLGAKLYTR; this is encoded by the coding sequence ATGAAGCGCGCGGGCGACGTCGTCCGGAGCGCGCAGGGTCTCGCCATCGTCCGCTGCCCCGACGAGGAGCACCCGGATATCGGTGCGGAAGTCGTGGACGAACGTCTCAGCGACGTCGGGCGCGTCGTCGACGTCTTCGGCCCCGTCGAGCGACCCTACCTCGCAGTCACGCCGGACTCGGGCACCCCCGCCGACCTCCTCGGCGCGAAGCTCTACACGCGATAG
- a CDS encoding lamin tail domain-containing protein translates to MNRRTLLAVALCALCALAGCGAVGSPPATGGTDATRSTGVTGAGANDTALAPQGETLNATVVDVADGDTVDVRLANGTTETVRLVGVDTPEVWVRNTPAEFRGMANTSATRDCLRSWGHRASDYTKRLDGARVTLAFDPNTDRRGYYGRLLAYVYANGTNQNYALVERGLARVYTASDFSRKATFLDAADTAYDARSGLWQCGADGADGGATDDGTEDRTSTDTAGDASPLAVASVHADAAGPDGDNLNDEYVVLRNGGDAGIDLGGATVADEAGHTYTFPTGATLDAGASLTLHTGSGDDTAEEYYWGSERPIWNNGGDTVIVRSANDTLLARHTYA, encoded by the coding sequence GTGAACAGACGGACGCTTCTCGCGGTCGCCCTCTGCGCCCTCTGCGCGCTCGCGGGCTGTGGCGCGGTCGGGTCGCCGCCGGCGACGGGCGGGACGGACGCGACGCGGAGCACCGGAGTGACTGGCGCGGGCGCGAACGACACGGCGCTCGCACCGCAAGGCGAGACGCTGAACGCGACGGTCGTCGACGTCGCGGACGGCGACACGGTGGACGTCCGACTGGCGAACGGGACAACGGAGACCGTCCGACTCGTCGGCGTCGACACCCCGGAGGTGTGGGTGCGGAACACGCCGGCGGAGTTCCGGGGAATGGCGAACACGTCCGCGACCCGCGACTGCCTGCGGTCGTGGGGACACCGCGCGAGCGACTACACGAAGCGCCTCGACGGCGCGCGGGTGACGCTCGCGTTCGACCCGAACACCGACCGCCGTGGCTACTACGGCCGCCTGCTCGCGTACGTCTACGCGAACGGGACGAACCAGAACTACGCGCTCGTCGAGCGCGGCCTCGCGCGCGTCTACACGGCGAGCGACTTCTCGCGGAAGGCGACGTTCCTCGACGCGGCCGACACCGCCTACGACGCGCGCTCGGGCCTCTGGCAGTGCGGGGCTGACGGGGCTGACGGCGGAGCTACCGACGACGGAACGGAGGACCGCACGTCGACCGACACCGCAGGCGACGCGAGTCCCCTCGCCGTCGCGTCCGTCCACGCCGACGCGGCGGGCCCGGACGGCGACAACCTGAACGACGAGTACGTCGTGCTGCGGAACGGGGGGGACGCCGGAATCGACCTCGGCGGCGCGACGGTCGCGGATGAGGCGGGCCACACCTACACGTTCCCGACAGGCGCGACGCTCGACGCCGGTGCGTCGCTCACGCTCCACACCGGGAGCGGCGACGATACGGCGGAGGAGTACTACTGGGGGAGCGAGCGGCCGATCTGGAACAACGGCGGCGATACGGTCATCGTCCGGTCGGCGAACGACACCCTACTCGCGCGCCACACGTACGCGTAG
- a CDS encoding glutamate-5-semialdehyde dehydrogenase, with product MSEPSTEAKVGAAESAALDLANVSDEARSNALHAIADAIEDAEDEILAANEKDVEAGEEKLAAGEYSQALVDRLKLSPSKLESITEMVRSVAEQDDPLGETLEARRLDDGLELYKVGVPIGVVATVFESRPDALVQIAALSLKSGNAAILKGGSEASHSNRVLYEVIRDATEGMPDGWAQLIEAREDVDRLLEMDESVDLVMPRGSSAFVQYIQDNTKIPVLGHTEGVCHVYVDSEADLEMAADVAYDAKVQYPAVCNAVETLLVHEAVADDFLPGMVERYAEAGVELRGDERVRDVVDVDAASEADWTQEYGDLVLSMKVVDSLDDAVSHVNANGSKHTESILTEDAERAGDFMRRIDAASVFHNASTRFADGYRYGLGAEVGISTGKIHARGPVGLDGLTTYKYYLEGDGHLVASYAGEDPTPFLHEEFDGEWVPGRLSRTE from the coding sequence ATGAGTGAGCCATCCACCGAGGCGAAGGTCGGCGCCGCCGAGTCGGCCGCGCTCGACCTCGCGAACGTCTCCGACGAGGCGCGCAGCAACGCGCTGCACGCCATCGCTGACGCCATCGAGGACGCCGAGGACGAGATTCTCGCGGCGAACGAGAAGGACGTCGAAGCGGGCGAGGAGAAACTCGCGGCCGGCGAGTACTCGCAGGCGCTCGTCGACCGCCTGAAGCTCTCGCCGTCGAAGCTCGAGAGCATCACCGAGATGGTTCGGAGCGTCGCGGAGCAGGACGACCCGCTCGGCGAGACCCTCGAAGCGCGACGGCTCGACGACGGCCTCGAACTCTACAAGGTCGGCGTCCCCATCGGCGTCGTCGCCACCGTCTTCGAGTCTCGGCCGGACGCGCTCGTCCAGATCGCCGCGCTCAGCCTCAAGTCCGGGAACGCCGCCATCCTGAAGGGCGGGAGCGAGGCCAGCCACTCGAACCGCGTCCTCTACGAGGTCATCCGCGACGCCACCGAGGGGATGCCCGACGGCTGGGCGCAGCTCATCGAGGCCCGCGAGGACGTCGACCGCCTCCTCGAGATGGACGAGTCGGTCGACCTCGTGATGCCCCGCGGGAGCTCGGCGTTCGTCCAGTACATCCAGGACAACACGAAGATCCCCGTCCTCGGACACACCGAGGGCGTCTGTCACGTCTACGTCGACTCCGAGGCGGACCTCGAGATGGCGGCGGACGTCGCCTACGACGCGAAGGTGCAGTACCCCGCCGTCTGTAACGCCGTCGAGACCCTCCTCGTCCACGAGGCCGTCGCCGACGACTTCCTCCCCGGGATGGTCGAGCGCTACGCGGAGGCGGGCGTCGAACTCCGTGGCGACGAGCGAGTTCGGGACGTCGTCGACGTCGACGCCGCGAGCGAGGCGGACTGGACGCAGGAGTACGGCGACCTCGTGCTCTCGATGAAGGTCGTCGACTCGCTCGACGACGCGGTGAGTCACGTCAACGCGAACGGCTCGAAGCACACCGAGTCCATCCTCACCGAGGACGCCGAGCGCGCGGGCGACTTCATGCGCCGCATCGACGCCGCGTCCGTCTTCCACAACGCCTCTACGCGCTTCGCGGACGGCTACCGCTACGGCCTCGGCGCCGAGGTCGGCATCAGCACGGGGAAGATTCACGCGCGCGGCCCCGTCGGCCTCGACGGCCTCACGACCTACAAGTACTACCTCGAGGGCGACGGCCACCTCGTCGCCTCCTACGCGGGCGAGGACCCGACACCGTTCCTCCACGAGGAGTTCGACGGCGAGTGGGTGCCGGGCCGGCTGAGCCGAACGGAGTGA
- a CDS encoding orc1/cdc6 family replication initiation protein: MTVFERTHAIFADEDVLRDDYQPERIEERDEELEEYKAYFQPVINGKQPRNIFLYGKTGVGKTVATKYLLSHLERDAERYDDLDITTVYLNCEHLTSSYRVAVNLVNELREDGEEISTTGYPRDAVYDMLWEELETVGGTILVVLDEIDYIGDDDSLLYQIPRARSNENLHDAKVGIIGISNDFKFREQLDPRVEDTLCEREIHFPPYDGNELRNILEKRSDLAFRDGVLSEDVVPLCSALAAQDRGSARQALDLLFEAGDLARRRDDRRVTEEHVRDARSRLEKRQIEESMKDLTSHDHLTLYTITYLTVFGEEMPVRRQTIYDRYEEVAEATGHDPLAMRSLHAHLSDLVMLGILKRHERNEGRSGGAYYEYELGVAVDAVVTTLDGLAITQNLKTDHLRAAAERQGLLDPTDPT, encoded by the coding sequence ATGACGGTCTTCGAGCGGACGCACGCCATCTTCGCCGACGAGGACGTGCTCCGCGATGACTACCAACCGGAGCGCATCGAGGAGCGCGACGAGGAACTCGAGGAGTACAAGGCGTACTTCCAACCCGTCATCAACGGTAAACAACCCCGCAACATCTTCCTCTACGGGAAGACCGGCGTCGGGAAGACCGTGGCCACGAAGTACCTCCTCTCGCACCTCGAACGCGACGCCGAACGCTACGACGACCTCGACATCACGACGGTCTACCTCAACTGCGAGCACCTCACCTCCTCCTACCGCGTCGCCGTGAACCTCGTGAACGAGCTCCGCGAGGACGGCGAGGAGATTTCGACGACGGGCTATCCGCGCGACGCCGTCTACGACATGCTGTGGGAGGAATTGGAGACGGTTGGCGGCACCATCCTCGTCGTCCTCGACGAGATCGACTACATCGGCGACGACGATAGCCTCCTCTACCAGATCCCGCGTGCCCGCTCGAACGAGAACCTCCACGACGCCAAAGTCGGCATCATCGGCATCTCGAACGACTTCAAGTTCCGCGAGCAACTCGACCCGCGCGTCGAGGACACGCTCTGCGAGCGCGAGATCCACTTCCCGCCCTACGACGGGAACGAACTCCGGAACATCCTCGAGAAGCGCTCCGACCTCGCCTTCCGCGACGGCGTGCTCTCCGAGGACGTCGTCCCGCTCTGCTCGGCGCTCGCCGCCCAGGACCGGGGAAGCGCCCGGCAAGCCCTCGATCTCCTCTTCGAGGCAGGTGACCTCGCGCGGCGTCGCGACGACCGGCGCGTCACCGAGGAGCACGTACGAGACGCGCGCTCGCGCCTCGAGAAGCGCCAGATAGAAGAATCGATGAAGGACCTGACGAGCCACGACCACCTCACCCTCTACACGATCACCTACCTGACGGTGTTCGGTGAGGAGATGCCGGTGCGCCGTCAGACGATCTACGACCGCTACGAGGAGGTCGCCGAAGCGACCGGCCACGACCCGCTCGCGATGCGGAGCCTCCACGCCCACCTCTCCGACCTCGTGATGCTCGGCATCCTGAAGCGCCACGAACGAAACGAGGGGCGTAGCGGCGGCGCGTACTACGAATACGAGCTCGGTGTCGCGGTCGACGCCGTCGTGACGACGCTCGACGGCCTCGCGATAACGCAGAACCTCAAGACCGACCACCTCCGCGCGGCCGCCGAGCGACAGGGCCTCCTCGATCCGACCGACCCGACCTGA
- a CDS encoding GNAT family N-acetyltransferase, producing the protein MQFAVLGAPPDAPRIRLDWRRFRYAGKFVTRDAGKAVAVEDGVLERADWPPDARDAEAEGVLGAVSFSPSRDDADTAVLRYVTVRDDRRGDGIGARLCAFAADRLLGMHDRVRIDVNNPYAYEAAYKAGFGYTGERVGRHELVLERPCAARAANYAAGLDAYRERDLTPDEVAFLDARDGPPDVVDAPEGER; encoded by the coding sequence GTGCAGTTCGCCGTCCTCGGAGCGCCCCCTGACGCCCCCCGAATCCGCCTCGACTGGCGGCGCTTTCGCTACGCCGGGAAGTTCGTCACGCGCGACGCCGGGAAAGCCGTCGCCGTCGAGGACGGCGTCCTCGAGCGGGCGGACTGGCCGCCGGACGCCCGGGACGCCGAAGCCGAGGGCGTCCTCGGCGCCGTCTCGTTCAGTCCCTCCCGCGACGACGCCGACACCGCAGTCCTCCGCTACGTCACCGTGCGCGACGACCGGCGCGGCGACGGCATCGGCGCGCGCCTCTGCGCGTTCGCCGCCGACCGTCTTCTAGGGATGCACGACCGCGTCCGAATCGACGTCAACAACCCCTACGCCTACGAGGCCGCGTACAAGGCCGGGTTCGGCTACACCGGCGAGCGCGTCGGGCGCCACGAACTCGTCCTCGAACGGCCCTGTGCGGCGCGCGCCGCGAACTACGCCGCGGGACTCGACGCCTACCGGGAGCGCGACCTCACGCCCGACGAGGTCGCCTTCCTCGACGCGCGCGACGGTCCGCCGGACGTCGTGGATGCCCCGGAAGGCGAGCGTTAA
- a CDS encoding class I SAM-dependent methyltransferase, with the protein MHAPCVRVPTDAGERTRKRLADADLVDETLDIAVADGSLYIPVSDREAVPDDLAVVEHDVPERETQTTPADLLGFEPSYERLGDVVILDEDDPARAARIADAVVESDVRARSVVDRASKVKGETRVRDWDVLAFEGDEPASRSPTATVHREYGCEFALDIADVYFSPRLATERHRVVQQVGEGEHAFDMFAGVGPYAIPMAKAGAEVVATDINETAIDYLRENAARNGVADRITAYAGDVRDLVSSTAGGERADGGREAVETYDGWADRLVMNLPHTADEFLDTAVALAGEECVLHYYDIQHEDDRYAPGEAAIRAAAEPEYEVSVETRHTVRSYAPHEYNVCLDVRLRRA; encoded by the coding sequence ATGCACGCGCCCTGCGTCCGCGTCCCGACCGACGCGGGCGAGCGGACCCGCAAGCGCCTCGCGGACGCCGACCTCGTCGACGAGACGCTCGATATCGCCGTCGCGGACGGCAGCCTCTATATCCCGGTGAGCGACCGTGAGGCCGTCCCGGACGACCTCGCAGTCGTCGAGCACGACGTCCCCGAGCGCGAGACGCAGACGACGCCCGCCGACCTGCTGGGCTTCGAGCCGTCCTACGAACGCCTCGGCGACGTCGTCATCCTCGACGAGGACGACCCGGCGCGCGCCGCCCGCATCGCGGACGCCGTCGTCGAATCGGACGTCCGCGCCCGGAGCGTCGTCGACCGCGCCTCGAAAGTGAAGGGCGAGACCCGCGTGCGCGACTGGGACGTCCTCGCGTTCGAGGGCGACGAGCCGGCATCGCGCTCGCCGACGGCGACCGTCCACCGCGAGTACGGTTGTGAGTTCGCGCTCGACATCGCCGACGTCTACTTCTCGCCGCGGCTCGCGACCGAACGCCACCGCGTCGTCCAGCAGGTGGGCGAGGGCGAGCACGCCTTCGATATGTTCGCCGGCGTGGGCCCCTACGCGATACCGATGGCGAAGGCCGGCGCGGAGGTCGTCGCCACCGACATCAACGAGACCGCCATCGACTACCTCCGCGAGAACGCCGCACGCAACGGCGTCGCCGACCGGATCACCGCCTACGCGGGCGACGTCCGTGACCTCGTCTCGAGCACGGCAGGCGGGGAGCGGGCCGACGGAGGTCGAGAAGCGGTCGAGACGTACGACGGGTGGGCCGACCGCCTCGTCATGAACCTCCCGCACACCGCCGACGAGTTCCTCGACACCGCCGTCGCGCTCGCCGGCGAGGAGTGCGTCCTCCACTACTACGACATCCAGCACGAGGACGACCGCTACGCGCCCGGCGAGGCCGCGATTCGCGCCGCCGCCGAGCCCGAGTACGAGGTGTCCGTCGAGACGCGCCACACCGTCCGCTCCTACGCGCCCCACGAGTACAACGTCTGTCTCGACGTCCGGCTACGGCGAGCCTGA
- the proB gene encoding glutamate 5-kinase — translation MSEARNANADAERARALAADAERVVVKAGTNSLTDAESNLDDDKLDTLVDDIAALRARGKEVLLVSSGAVGAGLGMMALEEDRETVEETQALSTIGQGRLMHRYTESFARYDTQVAQLLLTQHDLEDPERYTNLQNTIETLFEWGVVPIVNENDAVATEEVRIGDNDMLSSSLAVGIDVDLLVTLTDVGGVYTGNPKHDGDAERIAAVGENYDEVSDLVDETASGAFGGIQTKVEGARKVAEHGSPAIIAASEAPDVLERVSEAEPVGTIFLPVDGVDDE, via the coding sequence GTGTCTGAGGCCCGCAACGCGAACGCGGATGCCGAGCGGGCGCGGGCGCTCGCCGCGGACGCCGAGCGCGTCGTCGTGAAGGCGGGGACGAACTCGCTCACGGACGCGGAGTCGAACCTCGACGACGACAAACTCGACACGCTCGTCGACGACATCGCGGCGCTCCGCGCGCGCGGCAAGGAAGTCCTGCTCGTCTCCTCGGGCGCCGTGGGTGCCGGTCTGGGAATGATGGCGCTCGAGGAGGACCGCGAGACCGTCGAGGAGACCCAAGCGCTCTCCACCATCGGGCAGGGCCGCCTGATGCATCGCTACACGGAGAGCTTCGCGCGCTACGACACGCAGGTCGCCCAGCTCCTCCTTACCCAGCACGACCTCGAAGACCCCGAGCGCTACACGAACCTCCAGAACACCATCGAGACGCTCTTCGAGTGGGGCGTGGTCCCCATCGTGAATGAGAACGACGCCGTCGCGACCGAGGAGGTCCGCATCGGCGACAACGACATGCTCTCCTCGTCGCTCGCGGTCGGCATCGATGTCGACCTCCTCGTCACGCTCACGGACGTCGGCGGCGTCTACACCGGCAACCCGAAGCACGACGGCGACGCCGAGCGCATCGCCGCCGTCGGCGAGAACTACGACGAGGTCTCTGACCTCGTCGACGAGACGGCGAGCGGCGCGTTCGGCGGCATCCAGACGAAGGTCGAGGGCGCGCGCAAGGTCGCCGAGCACGGCTCTCCCGCGATCATCGCGGCGTCGGAAGCGCCGGACGTCCTCGAGCGCGTCTCCGAGGCCGAACCCGTTGGAACGATATTCCTCCCCGTGGACGGTGTAGACGATGAGTGA
- a CDS encoding ornithine cyclodeaminase family protein, with product MTDALFLTSDDVSDLADPGDYVAAVRDAYRQRGEGAPAEPRTRLVTDDPPGMLTTYAAVLPETGAMGGYMYGAGFGERDAWFMTPLFDSESGEPLALIDGASMNPHKTGAAGAVGTDVLARHDASSLAVIGSGAQARGQLRAIDTVRDLETVWVYSPTKEHREDFAGAMNQRLDASVAAVASSAAAVEDADIVVTATNASEPVFDGDHLEPGTHVTAMGQYDPEKRELDARTLERATYVLDLEARADTDAGSFIRAKAAGVVDDEDVHGELGDVIVNRIAGRESAEEITVFDSGGTAIETVAAAHMLYERASERGRGKSIDFAPASDALTGE from the coding sequence ATGACCGACGCCCTGTTCCTCACGAGTGACGACGTCTCCGACCTCGCCGACCCCGGCGACTACGTCGCGGCCGTCCGCGACGCCTACCGCCAGCGCGGCGAGGGCGCGCCGGCAGAGCCACGGACGAGGCTCGTCACCGACGACCCGCCGGGCATGCTCACCACGTACGCCGCCGTCCTGCCCGAAACGGGCGCGATGGGCGGCTACATGTACGGCGCGGGCTTCGGCGAGCGCGACGCCTGGTTCATGACCCCCCTCTTCGACTCCGAGTCCGGCGAGCCGCTCGCGCTCATCGACGGCGCGAGCATGAACCCCCACAAGACCGGGGCGGCGGGCGCCGTCGGCACCGACGTCCTCGCGCGCCACGACGCCTCCTCGCTCGCCGTCATCGGGAGCGGCGCACAGGCGCGGGGCCAACTCCGCGCCATTGACACCGTCCGCGACCTCGAAACGGTCTGGGTCTACTCGCCCACGAAGGAGCACCGCGAGGACTTCGCCGGCGCGATGAACCAGCGCCTCGACGCGAGCGTCGCCGCCGTCGCCTCCTCGGCCGCCGCCGTCGAGGACGCGGACATCGTCGTCACCGCCACGAACGCCTCGGAGCCGGTCTTCGACGGCGACCACCTCGAACCCGGGACGCACGTCACCGCGATGGGCCAGTACGACCCCGAGAAGCGCGAGCTCGACGCTCGCACGCTCGAACGCGCGACGTACGTCCTCGACCTCGAAGCGCGCGCCGACACCGACGCCGGATCGTTCATCCGCGCGAAGGCAGCGGGCGTCGTCGACGACGAGGACGTCCACGGCGAACTCGGGGACGTCATCGTCAACCGCATCGCGGGCCGCGAGAGCGCGGAAGAGATCACCGTCTTCGACTCCGGCGGCACCGCCATCGAGACCGTCGCCGCCGCGCACATGCTCTACGAGCGCGCGAGCGAGCGCGGGCGCGGGAAGAGCATCGACTTCGCACCCGCGAGCGACGCGCTCACCGGCGAGTAA
- a CDS encoding presenilin family intramembrane aspartyl protease PSH — protein sequence MDQRTGVLAACGGIFLTFLAIQVGALALVEPFKQAGYQTVQDPQNPANSALYFGVLLVATGAILAALKYGGEQVLRAFILLTGAMITVYVVSVLPALSLAGVNVLPWAAAALLVVALLAYPEWWVIDLAGVVMGVGAAALFGISFGILPAIVLLVALAVYDAISVYGTEHMLTLASGIVALKLPVLLVYPTTREFSFRERAAEVAAEEADDDAETDPDEEAVDVTEAGDEPEGEAETHGETGRDSIMIGLGDAVMPTIMTASAAFFLTDVPTVLGVALPAVTALVGTMIGLFFLLRMVLEGRAHAGLPLLNGGAILGYLVGALASGLSVVAALGLGAYV from the coding sequence ATGGACCAACGCACGGGCGTGCTCGCCGCCTGCGGGGGCATCTTCCTCACCTTCCTCGCGATACAGGTCGGCGCGCTCGCACTCGTCGAGCCGTTCAAGCAAGCGGGCTATCAGACCGTTCAGGACCCGCAGAACCCCGCGAACAGCGCGCTCTACTTCGGCGTCCTCCTCGTCGCCACCGGCGCCATCCTCGCCGCGCTGAAGTACGGCGGCGAGCAGGTCCTCCGGGCGTTCATCCTCCTCACCGGCGCAATGATCACGGTGTACGTCGTCAGCGTCCTCCCCGCGCTCTCCCTCGCGGGCGTGAACGTCCTCCCGTGGGCGGCCGCCGCCCTCCTGGTCGTCGCGCTCCTCGCCTACCCCGAGTGGTGGGTCATCGACCTCGCCGGGGTCGTGATGGGCGTCGGTGCCGCCGCGCTCTTCGGCATCAGCTTCGGCATCCTCCCCGCCATCGTCCTCCTCGTCGCGCTCGCCGTCTACGACGCCATCAGCGTCTACGGAACCGAGCACATGCTCACGCTCGCCTCCGGCATCGTCGCGCTCAAGCTCCCCGTCCTCCTCGTCTACCCCACCACTCGGGAGTTCTCCTTCCGCGAGCGTGCCGCCGAAGTCGCCGCCGAAGAAGCGGACGACGACGCCGAGACGGACCCGGACGAGGAAGCCGTCGACGTGACCGAGGCAGGTGACGAACCCGAGGGTGAGGCGGAGACGCACGGCGAGACGGGCCGCGACAGCATCATGATCGGCCTCGGGGACGCCGTCATGCCGACCATCATGACCGCCTCCGCGGCGTTCTTCCTCACCGACGTCCCCACCGTCCTCGGGGTGGCGCTCCCCGCCGTCACCGCGCTCGTCGGGACGATGATCGGGCTCTTCTTCCTCCTCCGAATGGTCCTCGAGGGCCGCGCGCACGCCGGCCTCCCGCTCCTCAACGGCGGCGCGATTCTGGGGTATCTGGTCGGCGCGCTCGCCTCCGGGTTGTCCGTCGTCGCCGCGCTCGGCCTCGGCGCCTACGTCTGA
- a CDS encoding class I SAM-dependent methyltransferase, translating into MADVARFDRLAAVYDRFEGAIPRPDVASGFAYAERDVERVLDLAGGTGRTAAALPGYDVTVLDAAAGMLREARAKGLPVVRGDATRLPVATGSVDAVVVTDALHHLDAPAAVGEATRVLRPGGVLVACDYDPRGPLGRALVAAEHAAGFDSTFYARGELAAVLAGAGLGVHALEAGFAYALVGIKPTERAERDSRERRERGEPVRG; encoded by the coding sequence ATGGCTGACGTCGCGCGCTTCGATCGGCTGGCGGCCGTCTACGACCGGTTCGAGGGCGCCATCCCGCGCCCGGACGTCGCGTCGGGGTTCGCGTACGCGGAGCGGGACGTCGAGCGCGTGCTGGACCTCGCGGGCGGGACGGGCCGGACGGCCGCCGCGCTCCCCGGCTACGACGTGACGGTGCTCGACGCCGCCGCGGGGATGCTCCGCGAGGCGCGCGCGAAGGGCCTCCCCGTCGTGCGGGGTGACGCGACGCGCCTCCCGGTCGCGACCGGGAGCGTCGACGCGGTCGTGGTGACGGACGCGCTCCACCACCTCGACGCGCCGGCGGCGGTGGGGGAGGCGACGCGCGTGCTCCGGCCGGGCGGCGTGCTGGTCGCGTGCGACTACGACCCGCGCGGGCCGCTCGGGCGCGCGCTCGTCGCGGCCGAGCACGCCGCGGGATTCGACTCGACGTTCTACGCGCGAGGCGAACTGGCCGCCGTCCTCGCCGGGGCGGGCCTCGGCGTGCACGCGCTCGAAGCGGGGTTCGCGTACGCGCTCGTGGGGATAAAGCCGACGGAGCGAGCGGAGCGCGACTCGCGGGAGAGGCGAGAGCGCGGTGAACCGGTACGCGGTTAA
- a CDS encoding DUF3054 domain-containing protein, protein MSLLDVDRRTLRLFALPDAAAILAFVLVGEYQHSMLAYSLTHPLRLVGVLLPFVGAWAVVAPALRAYSARARSWRGLLGWTVLSWLVADALAQALLASRLFPIDFDPIFAVVVAVFGTLFLLVARGLAFAVATWR, encoded by the coding sequence ATGTCGCTCCTCGACGTGGACCGGCGGACGCTCCGGTTGTTCGCGCTCCCGGACGCCGCCGCGATACTCGCGTTCGTGCTCGTCGGCGAGTACCAGCACAGCATGCTCGCGTACAGCCTGACGCATCCGCTCCGCCTCGTCGGCGTCCTCCTGCCGTTCGTGGGCGCGTGGGCGGTGGTCGCGCCGGCGCTCCGGGCGTACAGCGCGCGAGCGCGCTCGTGGCGCGGGCTCCTCGGATGGACGGTGCTCTCGTGGCTCGTCGCGGACGCCCTCGCCCAAGCCCTCCTCGCGAGCCGGCTCTTCCCCATCGACTTCGACCCGATATTCGCGGTCGTGGTGGCGGTTTTCGGCACGCTCTTCTTGCTCGTCGCGCGCGGTCTCGCGTTCGCCGTCGCGACGTGGCGCTAA